The Papilio machaon chromosome 3, ilPapMach1.1, whole genome shotgun sequence genome window below encodes:
- the LOC106708046 gene encoding CLIP domain-containing serine protease 14D, whose amino-acid sequence MCNECWKEFKGWLRSFTRTECALVALQLLLLVLFIAFLTFLILHLLACSAAEPFYVIEATKTPHEPFKTSSQTNSTLPTISISSTNHTTLSPDIECTWRPSMKTDSAVHYYDNGQVSSSVVTNNRAMPTWTPEPADGDLTDDVDKVYLLALGKVNIPQDIVFGCVLTIISEYCTLTAASCIESIEEVDSVDTFVIIERYGDGHIGQMHTVSDVLIHPEYQGINKRYDVAVLKSEDSLIKYGHVAVTLPSMLDALMITIGVEFNLLGYESHRGRASGEAGRRAVRVLAVRTLAGAQCSSGWSPRHLAHGAAVGAGGCGAAPLCAGPARAPPACSHCAGAPLLRGSRLVGVLAAGPCGEACGPALYVNVATVLDWLNSTICS is encoded by the exons ATGTGCAATGAATGTTGGAAGGAATTTAAAGGATGGCTGAGATCATTTACGAGGACTGAATGTGCTCTTGTTGCTCTGCAACTATTGCTTCTAGTTTTGTTCATTGCTTTTTTGACTTTTCTGATTTTACACCTCCTTGCTTGTTCGGCAGCTGAACCTTTTTATGTCATTGAAGCAACTAAAACTCCTCATGAACCATTTAAGACATCATCACAGACAAACTCAACTTTACCAACTATATCAATTTCTTCAACTAATCACACAACTCTAAGTCCTGACATTGAGTGCACGTGGAGACCATCAATGAAAACTGATAGTGCCGTTCATTATTATGACAATGGGCAGGTTTCAAGTTCAGTTGTAACTAACAATAGAGCAATGCCAACATGGACACCTGAACCAGCCGATGGAGATCTGACAGATGATGTTGACAAGGTTTATCTACTTGCACTAGGAAAGGTGAACATTCCACAGGATATAGTTTTTGGATGTGTTTTGACTATAATATCTGAATACTGTACACTGACGGCGGCGAGTTGTATCGAGTCTATTGAAGAGGTGGACTCTGTGGATACATTTGTCATTATAGAGAGGTACGGGGACGGGCACATTGGACAAATGCACACCGTATCTGATGTTCTCATACATCCGGAGTACCAAGGAATTAATAAGAGATACGATGTGGCGGTTTTAAAATCTGAAGACAGTTTGATCAAATACGGGCATGTTGCGGTGACGCTGCCCTCGATGCTGGATGCCCTCATGATAACCATAGGGGTGGAGTTCAATCTACTTGGATATGAAAGTCAcag gGGGCGTGCGAGTGGCGAGGCGGGGCGGCGCGCAGTGCGCGTGCTTGCGGTGCGGACGCTGGCGGGGGCGCAGTGCTCGTCGGGGTGGTCGCCGCGGCACTTGGCACACGGTGCAGCAGTGGGCGCGGGCGGGTGCGGCGCTGCCCCACTGTGCGCGGGTCCTGCGCGCGCTCCGCCCGCCTGCAGCCACTGCGCGGGGGCGCCGCTGCTGCGCGGCTCGCGGCTGGTGGGCGTGCTGGCGGCGGGGCCATGCGGGGAGGCGTGCGGACCAGCGTTGTACGTCAATGTTGCCACTGTCCTCGACTGGTTGAATTCTACCATTTGtagttga
- the LOC106708182 gene encoding U11/U12 small nuclear ribonucleoprotein 35 kDa protein, with protein sequence MSRDDNEYNRLATEYDPIKIGSIDGTDSEAHDRAVLRALCSEYAPNKQVRGDPHHTLFIGRLNHRTTQETIQSEFSKFGKILHCRLVKDIVTGKSKQYAFVEYESKSSADTAWKEMHAEILDGSEVIVEREAERRLAGWRPRRLGGGFGGRKESGQLRFGCRARPFRKPFVLGQNVDSVPSTHRRDGNNFH encoded by the exons ATGTCTCGCGATGATAATGAATATAATAGACTAGCTACAGAATATGATCCAATAAAAATAGGTTCTATTGAtg GCACAGACAGTGAGGCTCACGATCGTGCAGTCCTGCGCGCTTTATGCTCGGAATATGCTCCCAACAAGCAAGTCCGAGGTGACCCCCACCATACGTTGTTCATTGGCCGATTGAACCATCGAACAACACAG GAAACAATCCAATctgaattttcaaaatttggaAAAATCTTGCACTGTCGACTGGTAAAAGATATTGTAACAggaaaatcaaaacaatatgCTTTTGTAGAATATGAAAGTAAGAGCTCTGCTGATACAGCATGGAAAGAGATGCATGCAGAGATACTGGATGGGTCAGAGGTGATAGTGGAGCGGGAGGCGGAAAGGCGTTTGGCAGGCTGGCGGCCCCGCAGGCTAGGTGGGGGGTTTGGTGGCCGCAAAGAGTCCGGCCAGCTGAGGTTTGGATGTCGAGCAAGGCCATTCAGAAAACCATTTGTCTTAGGACAAAATGTTGATAGTGTTCCGTCTACTCACAGaag GGACGGCAATAATTTCCATTAA
- the LOC106708438 gene encoding uncharacterized protein LOC106708438 has translation MEFFGYTMCGPQNYMKDILKKDYFEPMTETEVKELFMKNLMIHSDKDNSRGLNGFAYGSFERFLDMKKKGMVKPFGPCDMYRFPPTSCHEFGWWHYDTVLTGENWYQVVPRYPQPVSPNSLILDKVRKNNKYATLF, from the exons ATGGAATTCTTCGGATATACAATGTGTGgtccacaaaattatatgaaagatatattgaaaaaagacTATTTTGAACCAATGACGGAAACAGAAGTTAAGGAGTTATTcatgaaaaat TTAATGATACATAGCGATAAAGATAATTCTCGCGGATTGAATGGTTTTGCGTACGGTTCATTTGAACGATTTTTGGACATGAAAAAAAAGGGTATGGTCAAACCATTTGGTCCTTGTGATATGTACAGATTTCCTCCTACGTCTTGCCATGAG tttggATGGTGGCATTATGACACAGTACTAACTGGGGAAAATTGGTATCAGGTAGTACCAAGGTATCCACAGCCTGTTTCTCCGAATTCATTAATTCTTGACAAAGTTcggaaaaacaataaatacgcAACACTGTTTTAG
- the LOC106708502 gene encoding apoptosis regulatory protein Siva-like yields the protein MATKRSNPFVEDFMPQSKVHLGVKQFNNNEERLQKVYEKTLELLFRGAKKSCHDFIRNQENSVTNKKDGMKQLVIGKGGLLVPSEQKIEDKPLDVRHCSCGACEEAICKYCERSLCTSCQHYCCRCHSYHCSKCSLIGSEGDEICVSCYG from the exons ATGGCTACTAAAAGATCAAACCCTTTTGTTGAAGACTTCATGCCCCAAAGCAAGGTGCATTTGGGGgtaaagcaatttaataacaatgaaGAAAGACTTCAAAAAGTGTACG aaaagaCCTTGGAACTTCTATTTCGCGGAGCCAAAAAGTCATGTCATGATTTTATACGGAATCAAGAAAACagtgtaacaaataaaaaagatggAATGAAACAACTTGTCATTGGGAAAGGTGGTTTACTTGTTCCATCTGAGCAAAAG ATTGAAGACAAGCCTTTAGATGTGCGGCACTGTAGCTGTGGTGCGTGTGAGGAGGCGATCTGCAAGTACTGTGAGAGGTCACTGTGCACCTCCTGTCAGCACTACTGCTGCCGCTGCCACAGCTACCATTGTTCAAAATGCTCTTTAATTGG ATCTGAAGGAGATGAGATTTGTGTCTCATGttatggttaa
- the LOC106708056 gene encoding uncharacterized protein LOC106708056, protein MSWMKRAQGGAPPPNADQSQYGAPQPYGNQQNMYPNYQGTSSNIAQHQQQQYWQQQQQQQQPAQPTYNQQYGQMYQQPSYANNANQYYQQPTQYNQNFSNQNYNSTQQAYPQNYYPNQSMAQQSYPQNNVNNDGWEDNWDWGWEDSSKQKPVTNQIAQQLNTSQAQVCSTNANVIEESFASTNTWNWTMEEKKEILEQSSTSTRENKDLPQQPSDNKPQLSSQNVSNTQDNLSSPSQPEHSSSEVKTLSDKDIVKERLPNLALGKRFHLENLTPQWSIESQMSQESSDGPHTHSEGTYRSENQSRNSNKSSPGLNTDNSNFNYTQSHIDEMYPQSTEWSHHSNEDSAKIDSHKRNSSRRQSHDELSSSLQDMSISNTDNVVSDAPAPDNDLEQTLHDSLPPPLQPPPSTSPADLAQPHPDLHSSLSSSMPPPPPVSAATNQPAPMAAGTLPPPTSFPPPSASQNPFKHAGPFSHKNISKNHANVPPQPFPPQMANTNLTSPSVVSKISQSNRMPVGFGANLETTPDNSERPDQPQTASFVPLPVSQQIPDNMEVAPQHDRNEYLQTEHLSSVDFGENTDFSQNVPPPGLRRMVVGQQETEYSQNLNISGDEPPPGLARMVPGQQTESDGYNQSNDNYMERHVDGQITDNSSRPFRQADGQQTLDNYSQPPPNRGSDRRPIGLDRMVPGEPSSNEYMQYQAGNYGGSNEPRVVTGVDHDYPLHVEAGPPEVREQNVDGSDYTEPAVRNPTRNVIGLREATNDSSVDFVSAPGEQQRERELTMEGENLQDLSVISGAEMTFSREQMFDVVSGNVTDLANDASESVEYPANGSRRQSVNRVNTSGEDSERDRTFKSSPRRDREKQKSSRDRDRDRERDKDGRYSRGDRKYDRDPDRRSGRDGRRSEKDRRDREGKERDRLERDGSPEAPRQRRSARARRYDTEDTDYYSDRERERRRYREGSYTSKPPRPDDKERRRYNTTERDRYDDDGGSRRRADRHRDRADRSDRADRSDRMDRSDRTDRSDRADRSDRADRSDRMDRTERRYRDIDPTRKYGNLRREEEQRRRVVTFSRDAKCNNCETYSSPSRAGSREATATDEEPPAVERRRRDRDRRWRTDRSERGDRADRDRETDPYYLGGYGAYGSGYGDPFLLQRQQYSYYERLRRTDPAAYMRLYKQLMAAPHAPHTAYADGYGSLGYEARGEERGSVHSGRSSAAGLKPTDTYYGCRAEGGSLRDAPSLRTDLSDRDLNTDASLNLQLEESTVRSERMTPFKYSTAHVKGTLSARHVVLVRAAYPADGRPATVQLVPLGVATARLPDRAHLLAYPGPLLRGVTHKKSVIEYCMSRAAEAAAGEDACDPLGQLLVWELLALLLRQNGVVVGSDIAELLMKNVREHEFALSPRLGLCRYCCPPPSPTPSHSHSAPAPAPRGSAEEPESPPAATEAEALARLRDLLIYGNRQEALEWAMRCGLWGHALQLAAHGERRTRAAVAARFLAAVPAADPLHTLYSALAARMPPAATCAAEERWGDWRPHAAILLANGGARPELERRALTQLGDSLASRGLVFSAQFCYLSSGVSFAPHPLAPLQPRSAPAAPPAPRLSLLLADPRAASLSQLATNRAIFATEIYEYALSLSHEDYVIEDFQVYKLVAACRLADAGLCERALGYAESAARAVTRAPRRYPPALPAALARLADRLKYYEPALHEDPPLVEEAAEPDSAEPSPRHHQWIDDLANIASALEAEAWQHSTPQHQPVYQDQTIQYEQSAPAYHEAGGAEHPALYYQPPAQLAPQLGPQPGPQPGPHDLAYAHLDPPLAEHAPPAPATGPGPGPDTYGEEWGRADDTAQSYADPYWQNDQHYGYGDTATSAGDEAGDAEPRPTITMPGAAPSRPAPYSHYDDDVPTKADTAAQGQRDGGAQGGEQEGKSKEEGGKAEGKGKGKGGWLGGILTKLALRPPNQMILPDDSNPTIVWDAEHKRWRNLEADEDDTPRPPPPPPAHTAPPAPPAPQPGGGGGGGAPPVTNIFKMQKGRHIKKSYVDVFNPSGAATRPLPPAAEVLGAPPPAAVAPPTYFVPAPIAAQGYYDPSQQAEDVSR, encoded by the exons ATGTCGTGGATGAAACGGGCGCAAGGCGGTGCGCCGCCGCCCAACGCAGACCAGTCGCAGTACGGCGCACCCCAG CCTTATGGGAATCAACAAAACATGTACCCAAACTATCAGGGTACATCATCTAACATAGCACAAcaccaacaacaacaatattggcagcagcagcagcagcagcagcagccgGCTCAGCCCACATACAATCAGCAGTATGGACAAATGTACCAACAGCCAAGCTATGCTAACAATGCCAACCAGTATTATCAACAGCCAACACAATACAATCAGAACTTTtctaatcaaaattataatagcacACAGCAGGCATATCCACAAAATTATTATCCTAATCAGAGTATGGCTCAACAAAGCTACccacaaaataatgtaaataatgatGGTTGGGAAGATAATTGGGACTGGGGTTGGGAAGATTCAAGTAAACAAAAACCAGTTACTAATCAGATTGCCCAACAATTAAATACTTCCCAAGCGCAAGTTTGCAGTACCAATGCAAATGTCATAGAAGAAAGCTTTGCATCAACAAACACTTGGAATTGGACAATGGAGgagaaaaaagaaattctaGAACAATCAAGTACTTCAACCCGAGAAAACAAAGATCTACCTCAACAGCCTTCTGATAATAAACCACAGCTTAGCTCCCAAAATGTTTCTAATACACAGGACAATTTAAGCAGTCCTAGCCAGCCAGAACATAGTTCATCTGAAGTCAAGACCTTGAGTGACAAAGACATTGTGAAGGAACGATTGCCTAATTTGGCCCTCGGTAAACGTTTTCATCTCGAGAACTTAACACCCCAGTGGTCAATAGAGTCCCAAATGTCACAGGAATCTAGTGATGGACCTCATACACATTCTGAGGGGACTTATAGAAGTGAAAATCAGTCTAGAAATTCCAACAAGAGTAGTCCCGGTCTGAACACTGACAATTCAAACTTTAATTACACTCAATCTCACATAGATGAGATGTACCCTCAGAGCACAGAGTGGTCGCATCATTCTAATGAAGATTCAGCTAAAATTGATAGTCACAAAAGAAATAGCAGCAGAAGGCAAAGTCATGATGAATTATCAAGTTCTTTGCAAGATATGAGTATATCTAATACTGATAATGTAGTTTCTGACGCTCCAGCACCTGATAATGACCTTGAACAAACATTACATGATAGTTTGCCACCACCTCTTCAGCCACCACCATCCACTTCACCCGCTGATCTTGCACAGCCGCATCCAGATCTTCATTCTTCTCTTTCATCATCTATGCCTCCACCACCACCGGTTTCTGCCGCTACCAATCAACCTGCACCAATGGCAGCAGGGACATTGCCTCCACCAACTTCTTTTCCCCCGCCATCTGCATCGCAGAACCCATTCAAACATGCGGGACCATTTTcacacaaaaacatatctaaAAATCATGCAAATGTACCTCCTCAGCCATTCCCACCACAAATGGCcaatacaaatttaacatCACCTTCAGTTGTGAGCAAGATTTCCCAAAGCAACAGAATGCCTGTTGGATTTGGAGCCAATTTAGAAACAACACCCGATAATTCAGAAAGACCAGACCAACCACAAACTGCAAGCTTTGTACCACTTCCTGTATCTCAGCAGATACCTGACAATATGGAAGTTGCTCCACAACATGATAGAAATGAGTATTTACAAACGGAACACTTGTCCAGTGTTGACTTTGGTGAAAATACGGATTTCAGCCAAAATGTTCCACCGCCTGGCTTAAGAAGAATGGTAGTAGGTCAGCAAGAAACAGAGTACAgccaaaatttaaatatttctggaGATGAACCGCCTCCAGGACTAGCACGAATGGTTCCAGGCCAACAAACAGAATCTGACGGGTATAATCAATCTAACGACAATTACATGGAACGCCATGTCGATGGCCAAATCACTGATAACAGTAGTCGTCCATTCAGGCAGGCTGATGGGCAACAGACCCTTGATAATTACTCACAACCGCCACCAAACAGGGGATCCGACAGAAGACCAATAGGTTTGGATAGGATGGTCCCCGGAGAACCCAGTAGCAATGAATATATGCAGTATCAGGCCGGAAACTATGGTGGTTCCAATGAACCTAGGGTTGTTACGGGAGTCGATCACGACTATCCTTTGCATGTAGAGGCGGGCCCACCGGAGGTCAGAGAGCAAAATGTCGACGGCTCTGATTACACCGAACCTGCTGTGCGTAACCCAACTAGGAATGTAATAGGACTAAGGGAAGCTACCAATGACTCTTCCGTAGACTTCGTGTCGGCACCAGGAGAACAGCAGCGCGAGCGCGAGCTCACCATGGAGGGAGAAAACTTGCAGGACTTGAGTGTCATATCTGGAGCGGAAATGACATTCTCAAGAGAGCAGATGTTCGATGTAGTCAGTGGCAACGTAACCGATTTGGCGAACGACGCTTCAGAGTCTGTCGAGTATCCCGCAAACGGGTCGCGCAGGCAGTCCGTCAACCGCGTCAATACGTCCGGCGAAGACTCCGAGCGCGACAGAACGTTCAAGTCGTCTCCGAGAAGGGACAGAGAAAAACAGAAGTCTTCGAGAGATCGCGACCGCGACAGGGAAAGAGATAAAGACGGCAGATATTCAAGGGGCGATAGAAAATATGACAGAGATCCAGATAGAAGATCGGGAAGGGACGGCCGAAGATCCGAAAAGGATAGGAGAGACAGGGAAGGGAAGGAGCGCGACAGGCTCGAGCGGGACGGGAGCCCTGAGGCCCCCCGGCAGCGGCGCAGCGCGCGCGCCCGCCGGTACGATACCGAAGATACCGACTATTACAGCGACCGGGAGCGAGAGCgcag GCGCTACCGGGAGGGTTCCTACACATCGAAACCGCCGCGACCTGACGACAAGGAGCGCCGGCGGTACAACACTACCGAGCGCGACCGCTACGACGACGACGGCGGCAGCAGGCGGCGCGCCGACCGCCACCGTGACCGCGCAGACCGCAGCGACCGCGCAGACCGGAGCGACCGTATGGACCGCAGCGACCGCACAGACCGCAGCGACCGTGCAGACCGCAGCGACCGCGCAGACCGCAGCGACCGTATGGACCGCACCGAGCGCCGCTACCGCGACATCGACCCCACCAGGAAGTACGGCAACTTGCGGCGCGAAGAGGAGCAGCGAAGGAGAG ttgtGACTTTCTCGAGGGAcgcaaaatgtaataatt GCGAGACGTACTCGTCTCCTTCGCGTGCGGGGTCGCGCGAGGCGACCGCCACCGACGAGGAGCCGCCCGCCGTGGAGCGACGTCGGCGCGACCGCGACCGTCGCTGGCGCACCGACCGCAGCGAACGCGGCGACCGCGCCGACCGCGACCGCGAAACAGACCCTTACTATCTCG GCGGGTACGGCGCCTACGGCAGCGGGTACGGGGACCCGTTCCTGCTGCAGCGGCAGCAGTACTCGTACTACGAGCGGCTGCGGCGCACAGACCCCGCCGCATACATGCGTCTCTACAAGCAGCTCATGGCCGCGCCACACGCGCCCCACACCGCCTACGCAGACG GGTACGGGTCTCTGGGGTACGAGGCGCGCGGCGAGGAGCGCGGCAGTGTGCACTCGGGACGCTCCAGCGCCGCCGGCCTCAAGCCCACGGACAC GTACTACGGGTGCCGGGCGGAGGGCGGCTCGCTGCGGGACGCGCCCTCGCTGCGCACCGACTTGTCCGACAG GGACCTGAACACGGACGCCTCTCTCAACCTGCAGCTGGAGGAGTCGACGGTGCGCTCGGAGCGCATGACGCCCTTCAAGTACTCCACCGCGCACGTCAAG GGCACGCTGTCGGCGCGGCACGTGGTGCTGGTGCGCGCGGCGTACCCGGCGGACGGCCGCCCGGCCACCGTGCAGCTGGTGCCGCTGGGCGTCGCCACGGCGCGCCTTCCCGACCGCGCCCACCTGCTCGCCTACCCCGGCCCCCTCCTCAGAG GTGTAACTCACAAGAAGAGCGTCATCGAGTACTGTATGTCGCGCGCGGCGGAGGCGGCGGCCGGCGAAGACGCGTGCGACCCGCTCGGCCAGCTGCTGGTGTGGGAGCTGCTGGCGCTGCTGCTGCGTCAGAACGGCGTGGTGGTCGGCTCCGACATCGCGGAGCTGCTCATGAAGAACGTGCGTGAACACGAGTTCGCGCTATCTCCGCGCCTAGGTCTGTGTCGCTACTGCTGCCCCCCCCCCTCTCCCACTCCCTCTCACTCACACT CCGCGCCGGCTCCAGCGCCGAGAGGGAGCGC TGAGGAGCCGGAGTCTCC GCCGGCCGCGACGGAGGCGGAGGCGCTGGCCCGCCTGCGCGATCTCCTCATATACGGCAACAGACAGGAGGCGCTCG AGTGGGCGATGCGGTGCGGGCTGTGGGGACACGCGCTGCAGCTGGCGGCGCACGGGGAGCGGCGCACGCgggcggcggtggcggcgcGGTTCCTGGCCGCCGTGCCCGCCGCGGACCCGCTGCACACGCTCTACTCCGCACTGGCAGCGCGCATGCCGCCCGCCGCCACA TGCGCGGCGGAGGAGCGCTGGGGCGACTGGCGACCGCACGCCGCCATCCTGCTGGCCAACGGCGGCGCGCGGCCCGAACTGGAGCGCCGCGCCCTCACGCAGCTCG GTGACAGCCTGGCGTCCCGCGGGCTGGTGTTCAGCGCGCAGTTCTGCTACCTGTCGAGCGGCGTGTCCTTCGCGCCGCACCCGCTGGCGCCGCTGCAGCCGCGCTCCGCCCCCGCCGCGCCCCCGGCCCCGCGCCTCAGCCTGCTGCTGGCGGACCCGCGCGCCGCCTCGCTGTCGCAGCTCGCCACCAACCGGGCCATCTTCGCCACAGAGATCTACGAGTACGCGCTCTCGCTCAGCCACGAAGACTACGTCATCGAGGACTTCCAG GTGTACAAGCTGGTGGCGGCGTGCCGGCTGGCGGACGCGGGGCTGTGCGAGCGCGCGCTGGGGTACGCCGAGAGCGCCGCGCGGGCAGTGACGCGCGCCCCCCGCCGCTACCCCCCCGCCCTGCCCGCCGCCCTCGCCCGCCTCGCAGACAG GTTGAAGTACTACGAGCCCGCGCTGCACGAGGACCCGCCGCTCGTGGAGGAGGCCGCGGAGCCCGACAGCGCCGAGCCCTCGCCGCGCCACCACCAGTGGATCGACGACCTCGCCAACATCGCCAGCGCGCTAGAG GCGGAGGCCTGGCAGCACAGCACGCCGCAGCACCAGCCGGTCTATCAAGATCAG ACGATCCAATACGAACAGAGCGCGCCGGCGTACCACGAGGCGGGCGGGGCGGAGCACCCCGCACTCTACTACCAGCCGCCTGCGCAGCTCGCCCCCCAGCTCGGCCCCCAGCCCGGCCCCCAGCCCGGCCCCCACGACCTCGCCTACGCGCACCTCGACCCGCCGCTCGCCGAGCACGCGCCCCCTGCCCCCGCCACCGgccccggccccggccccgACACGTACGGCGAGGAGTGGGGCCGCGCAGACGACACGGCGCAATCCTACGCCGACCCCTACTGGCAAAACGACCAGCACTACGGATACGGAGAT ACGGCGACGAGTGCGGGAGACGAGGCGGGCGACGCGGAGCCCCGCCCCACTATCACGATGCCGGGCGCCGCCCCCTCGCGCCCCGCCCCCTACTCACACTATGACGACGACGTCCCGACCAAAGCCGACACCGCG GCGCAAGGGCAGCGCGACGGCGGCGCCCAGGGCGGCGAGCAGGAGGGCAAGAGCAAGGAGGAGGGCGGCAAGGCGGAGGGCAAGGGCAAGGGAAAGGGCGGCTGGCTGGGCGGCATACTCACCAAGCTGGCGCTGCGCCCGCCCAACCAGATGATTCTGCCCGACGACAGCAACCCCACG ATCGTGTGGGACGCGGAGCACAAGCGCTGGCGCAACCTGGAGGCTGATGAAGACGACACGCCCCGCccaccgccgccgcccccCGCCCACaccgcaccccccgcaccccccgcaccaCA GCCGGGCGGAGGTGGAGGCGGAGGTGCGCCGCCAGTCACCAACATCTTTAAAATGCAGAAAGGAAGAC ACATAAAGAAGTCGTACGTGGACGTGTTCAACCCGAGCGGGGCGGCGACGCGGCCCCTGCCCCCCGCGGCCGAGGTGCTCGGCGCTCCGCCCCCCGCCGCCGTAGCCCCGCCCACATACTTCGTGCCCGCCCCCATCGCCGCacaa GGATACTATGATCCTAGCCAGCAGGCAGAGGATGTGTCCCGCTAG
- the LOC106708118 gene encoding ubiquitin carboxyl-terminal hydrolase MINDY-3 homolog, translating to MSAGSATLERELASTRRLLWGDHVKEDVFRRWAQGFQFSPEEPSALIQQEGGPCAAIAPVQGFLLKILLSETPGHSFQDLTSEKCNSLLVRAVCTIISQCLVSKYNVAVYRKNDTEANTSAGNNVSAEEQSCDAIDHFHRRMEVHSFQTLSEVEAFYTRNIRILKDKYGVLLLLYSVILSKGVSTVEAELAELSDPLIHSTYGYGSQGLINLMLTGRAVAHVWDHDQVVGGLRLRGIERQNDIGFLTIMEHMQYCTVGSFYKNPKHPVWVLASETHLTVLFSLERRLAAPETAGESAERIFRSFDPEGNNFIPSAALQDVLCAADLVSEPEYVELMRRKLDSENLGIILLSAFMDEFFPGCERGAPDTFTLHHYNGLLRSSPGGRVVYRTGRAALLECPMHAATTDPMLTCLQTKWPSIDVVWDDGQSPSLN from the coding sequence atgagcGCTGGAAGTGCGACGCTGGAGCGAGAGCTGGCTAGCACTAGGCGGTTGCTGTGGGGCGATCACGTCAAGGAGGATGTGTTTCGGCGTTGGGCGCAGGGGTTCCAGTTCAGTCCGGAAGAGCCCAGCGCACTAATCCAGCAGGAGGGAGGGCCGTGCGCAGCCATCGCGCCAGTGCAGGGTTTTCTCCTCAAAATACTGTTGTCTGAGACACCTGGACATAGTTTTCAAGACTTGACATCGGAAAAGTGCAATTCTTTGCTTGTTAGGGCTGTGTGTACAATAATAAGCCAGTGCCTAGTTTCTAAGTACAATGTGGCTGTGTACCGCAAAAACGATACCGAAGCAAACACTAGCGCTGGCAACAATGTTAGTGCAGAAGAACAATCATGTGATGCAATCGACCATTTTCACCGTAGAATGGAAGTACACTCTTTTCAAACTTTGTCTGAAGTGGAGGCTTTCTATACGAGAAACATAcgcattttaaaagataaatatggaGTGTTGCTTCTGTTATACAGTGTTATCCTCAGCAAAGGAGTGAGCACGGTGGAAGCAGAATTAGCTGAATTATCTGATCCTCTCATACACTCTACTTATGGTTATGGATCTCAGggacttattaatttaatgttaactgGACGGGCGGTGGCCCATGTGTGGGACCATGACCAAGTTGTTGGTGGGTTACGACTCCGTGGCATTGAGAGGCAGAATGACATAGGTTTTCTTACCATAATGGAGCATATGCAGTACTGCACAGTTGGTTCCTTCTACAAAAACCCTAAACACCCTGTCTGGGTCCTGGCTTCCGAAACACACTTGACTGTCCTGTTTTCCTTGGAGCGGCGGCTAGCAGCACCAGAAACTGCGGGGGAATCAGCTGAACGAATTTTTCGCTCATTTGACCCTGAAGGCAATAATTTCATACCATCAGCTGCGCTACAAGATGTTTTGTGTGCTGCAGATCTTGTCAGTGAACCTGAGTATGTGGAATTGATGCGACGAAAACTTGATTCCGAGAATTTGggtataattttactaagtgCATTTATGGACGAATTCTTTCCTGGTTGCGAACGTGGTGCCCCGGATACATTCACATTACACCACTACAATGGTCTACTGAGAAGTAGCCCGGGCGGGCGAGTAGTGTACAGGACTGGCCGCGCCGCATTGCTGGAGTGTCCGATGCACGCAGCCACCACGGACCCTATGCTTACTTGTCTGCAGACTAAATGGCCCAGCATTGACGTAGTGTGGGATGACGGCCAGTCACCTTCTCTCAACTAG